CCAAAGACTaaaaaaataaccctgatgatgcCATTTGAGTTTAAGTTCTGCTTTAAAAACTTTTACCTGTCTTTCCTGAATTCCCAAACCAAGTGCAAGACAAAATCAGTGGACAACCCCTTTAAGTGATTAGGGAAGCTGCAAGATAAAACTCTGCCCCCTGTTGTATGAATTAAAACATTGCAAGTTAAAATGTTCTCACTGATTGTGGCCATTTGAGACGTCAAATGAAATGGAAGTAATTATTAATCGATAGTCTGTGACTGTGTTCACTGTTTTTGAGTTTCAGGCCCTCAAGGACCTATAGACACATATGGAGAATTTGGAGCATGAAGACAACATATGATCCTTTTCGACCCATAACACACATAATCGATGTAAGAAAATAACATGTAACAGTGTAACAAAACatagtttgtttttaagtgCATTCAAAATCCATAAAGTACATTGCTGTGATGCTGGAGGACATATGATTAGTTTATGTGggtattatatatttatacctctacaacaacaacttttGTCATTGTAAATTACAGATTATAGTTCAGCATTTCATAGCTGACAGGGATATgaagcatgcaaacacatggaGTACCAGACATAGATACGCATGAGTAATCACTCCTTCATTAGGACAACCCCCCACACAACCACCACCCCTATGGTGGTAACCAGCTGTCAGCTCATTAAAGAGGAAAAGGTTGGGGACAATTTGATGACACTTTACTGTTAATTTAAGGTCAGATACATGATCAGATACGCCTCGTCTGgtaaggagaggaggaaaaggaagggagggaggaaagtgaGGAGGATGCTGATCGGAAATTACAGAAGTAGGAAATGATCCAGTGCGATGATCGTGTTCATGATATCATCCTCATTGTACTATAAACCTATGTGTAGAGGCTTTTACTGAACAAGACGTGAAAAACCTGTTATGATATATGACCACAGACATTAATACAAAAAGGTTTTTGAGGGACAGATGCAAGTGAAGTTCAAATAATATAGatgcatgtatttatatgtaCTTCTTTACAGTATCTGTAATGACTGACTCAAAAGGAATTTAATATTTGATAAATCCCATATGGTATTTAGCATTTGGTCATACAACTCAATAAATGCATATTATAAATATAGTTAAGTTGCATTGATAGCCAAATAAATAGGTTAAAGCCACGTTATGAGGCAAGAAACTGCTTTAGAAATGTATGTGCCACTAAAGCCACTAAGGTGATTCGTCATGCTCAGTCTGCGTGATGACAGCCGATCCAGTGACGTGGTCATGTCGTGCGAAAGTGGGcggggacagagagagagagagagagagagggagagcacaGATGTGACTCAGTCCTCTGTGTATAAgagtaataataaaacagatCCAACACACTGCATCGGTGTGTCTGATGTCTCTAGCCGCACTCTCTCCGTCATAAGACAAACTGCTTCCTGCGGCTGTCAGCAGCTCTCTGATGCGGCCAGGCAGCATCCTCTCTCCGGAGTCCAGTCGTGAATGAGGAGGGCCGGTGGCCGACTGGGAGGGGTCCTTTGATTTAAAGGCTGCCTCCTCCTGGATGGAGTCCGGCTGTGTGCAGGCAGCGATGGCCACGGGAGATGTCTCGAAAAAAGCGTCGGCTCGGAACGTGGCGGTGGAGCGAAAAAACCTCATCACCGTCTGCAGGTCAGTTTATTGTCATGGaaagactctctctctctctctctctctccatatatgtgtgtgtgtgtgtgtgtgtgtgtgctctaaGTGGGCTAATTGTTGTACTTATTCTATAAGAGGccatgtgtttacatgtgtctATGTTCTAGAGACAACCTGCTCCTGCGTGGTGCCTTCAATCTAACCAGGGAAATTaatacacatcacacacattttgacatgcaCGCTTACGTCATCCTCATAATAAGTCCTTTCTATGAACTCTGTGCCGACAGTGGACCGAGGCCTATCGAGCCTGTTTGTGTATTAACGACGTTTCATTAGGTCTAcaaactttcttcttttttttaaaatatacaaaatccGCCGGTCCACAGACAGACTGGCCTCTCAGCGTGAGTTTAGCGGTGTCATTTTGTCAGTGCCATTTATTGTCTCCCTGCTGATGGCCTGGTTGCTATGACGACAACCTTCCTGGGGCAAGGACTAACTGGCACCCCCAGGGACTCGGGGCAAGGAAGGCAGCAGGCTTTAAGCCCTGTACATTAAGTCCTGATTAGATGGGTTTTTTGGATAGAGTTTGAATGCTCTTTGCCAGAGCTGTATACAGATATAAGATATAAACACTGTACATACATTTGCTCTCAGCCCTCATCAGGGATGCTCAACAGCTCTAAAAACCAATAATACCTGCTTACCACCAAGCAGCAGACAGATATAGTTAGTGAACATAGGCTAGAgtaacatttagcagctaaagctaGATATTTTCCTTATTAttgataaaaaaatatcagagcTAAAATGCACATTTGTCAGGTGGCTGGAAACATCAGATTTAGGCTTTAGTGCCACAATTAAATCTTTTTGTACTGAGATAAACCCCTTCCTTTCCCTTCAGTTACACTCTCAGCATACACTACCCACCTGAAAGAAATCCTGCCATAATgctctcattcattcaaaaagCATGGCAAATGATCCTGTCTTTATGTTTGCCCTGTCTCTGAATATGCTGCTCTTCCTGCCAAGATAAAAATCATTCTTTGTTAAAGTCAAGCTAGCATCTTAAGTCACAAAACAGCCATATATTATGTGCTTATCATACTGTTTATAGAACTCTGGTTAAtcaaacactgcacacaaacattcagacaCTGATGCAGGTGAACAAGATTGCACCTCTGCTGAGCCACTGACAAGCCTATCTGGGTCATGTCACATCCCCGCTGTCTGtaatacagtgaaaacacagggGATTGTGCTTGTTTTGAAGATAGTCAGCCAATTATTGTCCAGTCAGAGCAGCTGAATGAGACATTGTTGCCTCTGGAACAAAGGGGAGTGAAATCACTCGCCTCAGTGGCCTGTGTTAGGCTACGAATTGTCTtatagtcacacacacactgttcaaaCTTAATATTAAGTCTTCAGATATGTTTTACTAGAAGCAGTTTGGCCACTAAAACCCAAAGGCTGAGTCAGCAAAACTTGATCAATATCCATCAGAGATAAGCTCTCTTTTTACAGCAAAGGCCATGTCTACCATGGTTTGCTTGGCCCCTTTCACCCTGCTGCATATCTCCGTGTCACTGAACAAATAGCATTTGGCAGGTGTTCTTGCAGCAAATAGAACAAATGAATTATTTAGTTTcaaggaaaaaatatttaggAGTGGTCATTTCAGGAAAAAGTTAATGTTACCTGAAATACACTCACCAAAGCATGTGGGTTTACAGGGTCTTTGAGTGCATATATTATGAAAGAAGGTCACCCCCACTTGACATTAAACCTGCAGTTATGTAGGTACATTGTTACACTAGAATCCGGAATAgtagtttttaaatatttagccATATTAGTCGTCAAGCAGTGATGGTCTGCTAGTCATCCAGTTTGTTCcagaattaaatatttaaacagtaGGCTTATGCATTGCCATGAACTCAAAGGATGAAGCTTCTTCTAGTGCAGCAAAGGTTCACATGTAAGGGTTTAAATGAAACATCTGAACAGCTATTGAATTGATTGTCCTGAAACTGAATGTTCCCCTCAGCATGAATTGCAATCACTTTGGTGAACTTGTGACTTTTTATGTAGCGCCATCATCGGAATTGTTGTCCAGTTCATCAACAACCAGCTGCAGAGCATGTCATTTCCATCAGCCTCATGTGCAGGCTATTTTATGTCTAGAACTAATTACCAAATGCTAGCACGCTAACATAATTAACTAAGATAGTTTATTGCTAACCATCAACACAGCATTGTCATTAAGAAGTTAGCATTTCCTTGTATTCATAAGAACTTTATGActgaattttgcttttttgtgcttttgcttttgtgctAATGAAACTAGCTGGATGCATCATACAACCTCAATAGAAAGCAAATTTCACGTATTACATAACTGAGCATATTCTACAGTGGTTTACTCTTTGTGGATACCAGGATGACAATTTAGAGACTAGGTCCCAATTTATTAGACAACATTTAATTACTTTACACCACACTTACAAATATCTTCATATAACCACAATTAACGTGGCACATACAAATACAACCAAAatcacactgcatgctgtatAAGAATAAGCTAATTATGAATGAGACCACAACAGTTTGTATCTCGTGCTTCCCCGTTTTGTGTGTCTTCGTCCTGATTGTAAATATGCTTAAAACTATTCATGCTGTTGGCTGAattctttattatatttattcatgttcTCAGATTGTACTTCATGTGTCACATTCTTACAGATAGTCAATGTATTACATCAGACTGCAGTCATTCAAGCTGTCCAGTAAGAAGTAAAGTGAGTTGTTGGAGCTTGCTGAAAGCTCTGCGTAAATGTCCTCCTCGCAGTTAATGGATGACATCAGGTTTCAGTGTAGAAATAAGAGTTAACTGGGAAATGATAGTACAGTGTGTCCGTGGGAAGAATTCAACAAACATATAGGATGAATGTAGTGTGTGTTTAACAACTAGTGTTATGATGCTTTTTGGTTAATCCATTTTATTATCATTGACTTTGTTTTACTGAATTGAGTGTGTTGGATGAACACTCCAACACACATGGACTTGGATGTGATTTCTTCTTATCGAGCAGAGAGTTTAAATATAGTTTGATCTATGATGTGTTCCTCCTACagtaaactgaaacaaagaaagcagtGATCCATTAATCTGCTCCCTGACTAATCTATTCCCTTGGTGACTTTATTGCTGGCAATCaaactttttgtttaaaacttttttctctctctcttctgcacATAGGTTTTCAGTAAAGACGCTTTTAGAGAAATACACTGCCGAGCCCATAGATGATTCATCTGAGGAGTTCATCAATTTCGCAGCCATCCTTGAACACATCCTCAGCCACCGTTTCAAAGGTGATGAACATGAACAAGGATTTTTTTTGGAATAGACTGCATGTTAAAGcaacataaacactgaacattatATAGAATCTGACATCAAAGCTAAAAGGCATGTTGAAAATGCCCAAATGCTGTATTCATCATAGATTTTTAGAGGACAATGCAGGTTTTCAAACCAATGTATACTGACTTAAATCTGTAGCactttctccttgttttctgtGAAGCCTTCACTCCATCCATCACACATTATAAACGACATGTTGACAGTTCATTTCAACACATCGACATAGAAAATGCCTCCACTGATTTTGACATTACATTCTTTTTAGGATCTGGCAGCTGGTTTGATGGTCAGAGGAGTTACTGGGACTATATCCGTCTGGCCTGTGCCAAAGTTCCCAACAGCTGCATCAGCAGCATCGAGAGCATGGAAAACATCAGCACCTCACGAGCTAAGGCATGTCCTTCAAACAATTACAGCAATAGTCGTGATAGAAACCTGAGGGAAAACGTCTATTTTAGTATGGAGGAACAGAAAACACCTGTCATTCAATTATTTGAATGTCAGGTGTTTTCTATTTTGACTTTTATCCTGTGTTTTTCTAGTTTGTGGTTATTGGTTTCTTGACACGTGGACAGGATTTTCATTCAAAGCCTTCCTTTGATTGGTCTATTGAATTGATTGCCCTGATTAGAAACACCTTTTCTTGTTAGCATGAATGTGAAGCACTTATCCTGAAAAAGGCAGTTTATTGTAGTaaagaaaaatctaataaaTCAACCAAAATGTAATTAAGGGAAAGGTTTCAGCGATGACTACTCATGCTCAAAGCCCTTTATAGCTTTGCTAACTTTGCAGCAAAGCTTTTCTGAATGGTAGCAATAAATCTAAAGCTGTCTGAGCAAACTGCACTTGCTAAACATGTAAGCATCCAGCTGCACATGAGCATACTTCATCAGTCTGTACATGAAGTGAATTTCTTAACTTCCGGTGACTCTGTTAGGGGCGAGCCTGGATGAGAGTTGCGCTGATGGAGAAAAGGCTGTCTGAATACATCGCCACAGCTCTGAGGGACAGCAGAACAACCAGGTTAGAAGCCCCACACACctaaatatacagtacagtatcaCCCCATCCCTATTATAAACATGTTCCAATCTGGTTGTTTCTGTGTATCAGGAGGTTCTATGCAGAAGGAGCCATCCTGTTAAGAGAAGAAGCCACGGTCCTAACAGGGATGCTTATAGGCCTTGGCGCCATAGATTTTAGGTGAGGAGGACCCTTATACTGTGACATTATATGCATCAAATTGATCATTTTAGATGGATATGTATagtttttgtcttatttctaTGTGGTTTCTCTTTCATAGTTTTTGTCTGAAAGGGGAGGCATTGGATGGGAAATCTTCTGCTGTGATAGACTACACACCGTACTTAAAGTTCACACAAAGGTATGTTCATTGACACTGTAAACCTCGATACAGTCAGTTAAATCTCCTCATACCTTAAATACTTCTGTAGTAACCTACTGCAGAAATGACTCTTTGAGAATAATTCTTCATTCACATTCGCATTTCTTTTGGGATCTTGCATTCATGGCTTTTTCGTAGCATTTTAACCTGTCGTGAGCGTCACTCATAATAAGTTGGCCGCTTCTGTTGCAGCTATGACTACCTGAGCGACGATGACGATCGACAGAGTGTTGACAGCAGTACAAGTGATGACAGCTTCCCCGAACACCCGTACATCCCTCTGGTCACTGACGAGGAGAGCTGGAGCACAAAATGTCGCAAGATGGAGCAGAGGTTCAAGATCGTCAATGCTCAGAAGGTGTGTGGCCACCTTTTTTGGTGTGAACATAAACAGGATACACAGGACGCTTGAAGACGTAGTTCAgtattttgggaaaaaaatttCTGGCCAAGAGTCAGATCTTTTTAATCTAACCTTAATCTAACCACCTGCTTTGTAGGTGTAGAGTATTTTCTATTTAAGATGATGTATCAACAGAGACAAGACCAAAGTGAGTCAACATATCAAACAATGTCAACTTGCGTcaaaaagttttatttcctcatatttttttatgtatggCGTATCCTGAACCACATGATCACAAAATAATTGCTTTAATATACTGAGCATCCCAGATGGATGATATGTGATATAAGTATCCGAGGGTTgatgtttcttttcattcagtgtggaTGTGCGTTGTCAGGGTTACCTGGAGGAGCTTGTGCGTCTGCGTGAGTCCCAGCTGAAGAATGCTGAAACAGAGAACAAGAGGCTAAAGGCGCGACTGGAGGAGCTGCACAGCTACGGTctgcaggagaagaaggaaCTGGAGTCCATAGTCCTGGAGCTTCAGGAACAACTGTGAGTGATAGAGAAAGAGGGTAGTGTTCAGGTCTGGAAACTGCAATCTCCAGTTTTGTGGGTCACCAAACCACTGAATGTAGTAAGGCTTACTACATTCTGTGGTTACTAAGACAACTACTAAGTAAGCATTTTGTTGTTAACAGAGGCCTGGATTTGATTTCTGTTTAGTAATGTACCTTATCTTCATGTTTGTCAAGGACAAGCTTGATTCCATGTGACTCCAACCACCTGTCCAAAAACCTGTCAATCCCTTTGGTCAACCAGTGGCCAACACTCCAGCCATACAACAACCAAGATGACGACGTCAAGCTGTTCCGCAGGTTTGACTCGGTGTCTGTCTCCTGGCATAAAAGATTTTCAGTCAGTTCCGGTGTCATAACCCAGGGTCCAAAGCAGCACATACGAGTGTATACGTACATATTTAATATATGATAATCAACTTTGATTTAAATTTACTATATGccaaattttattgtttttattctcagctacaacaaattaaaaaacagaactttCAATCAATTCAGACCTGTCTGGAAGCTACTGTATGGTTCACCTAACTTATGTTGACTTACAGGAGGAGTTTTCCcagcacagagctgctgtcagtggAGATCAGCCTGGATTCAGACTCCCAGAGGATGGAGGGGAAACAGAATGGAGGAGCCTGGTGCACAGGTAACATTTGTAACAGTCACACCAGTGCACCACATTGTGTTCTTGTATGATAATAAGTAagtaaacacacccacaccctTGAATTGACCTTGGATGGTATGTTTGTCCTGCCCCTCCAGAAAAGGACTACACCCCCTCCATGATGGGCCTGTGTGGGTCCTTGGCCTCTCTCCCAAGCTGCAAGTCCCTGGCTAGCCTCAAGTCCAGCGAGTGCCTGGTCAATATCAGCACAGAGAATAGTCCTGCCCTCTCTCCCAGCTAGGGGGAGCCAAAGAAACACTGCCAACCACTTAACAGACACTGAAACAATTCAACATGAATACGAAAAGACTACTTTTGGTAGGTGGACCAATGCTGTCTTGTGTGGCCCTTACGTGAGTCCCTTTACCTTTAAGCTCTGAGCCCAGCACACTCACAGCTTACACCTTTTAAGTGAAAGAGTAGCCTCCGTGTCTCAGACTGCCCAACAAAAATGCAGGAATAGCTGCTGTACTGCCTGACGGCCTCCTTTAGTTTCATTGTCTTTAAATGTATTGACATGATTAAGTCTCCTGAAATGCAAACAACAGGTTCAAGTTTGACCTCTCTTACATCCACAATGCTTAATTTTATGCACTTGAAGTCATGGATCTGTATGTCAAAACTCGTTGTAGGGCTGTTATGTATGTACTTGTCCATTTGTCTGTGTCttatcagtctgtcagtgtaTCTTACTCTGCTTATTGCATAATACTGTCAGTGCAGGATGGATGACCTGTTTTAACTTTttgggaaaaagaaacaacGTTTTTGACATATTATATTACACTATTATaagagagataaaaaaagagaggCTTATAATGTGCTGAGTAAAAGCGGTCAGACTGTTTTATGATGAagattatttaaaaatttaCAGGTGCATCTTCATGATGCTAGGACAAACAACAGTTTAGACCTTATTAAATCAAACAGTAGGTTAGAcacagattttagattttaacatGCAAGATCTGTCAGGCTAAAGAGGTTTGCAGAGCCATTACAATgtgaacataaaaaaacagaCCGAATATCTATTGCatacaaatgcaaaatgcatTGTGACTATGCagaatgaatgttttcattgtctttttctACAAACCTGGCTTGATAGAGTAGTtcaagagggagagaaatagTGAATGTGCAACGTGCGTATGCGTGTCATTTGATTGTTTACTGTCATTTTCTCCCCTATGATCTCCTctttttatattcatttcatGGCATACTTACCTCTATTGTTTACCATCATGTAATCTGCAATCTCATGCAATGTTGTTGAAAGGGAtatgttgtgttatttaaaattgcaataaaaatgcctcttctttttttttttttgttttgaaacattaAATGCTGGTATGCAATGAatgtgtatttctttatttttttgcaggAGAGATGGCAGTGTCAGTCAGTAGGCCAAATGCTCTTGTCCAGACTATAATATAATATAGGggattgccatgaaatgttCTAATGgcattcatgttccccagaaTACTAACTGATTTGAAAATCCCCTGACTTGTCCAATAAAGCCAGTgaaattttcagtttcaataTTTTGCTATAACTTCATGCCCACATATCCAAAAGACTAATGGCATTTTCATCAGCATCATGTCCTCACTGCTGGTTTGTTAGTTTCTGTGCTAACTTGCTAAATTTAGATCATAGTAAAAATTACTTCATAAAAAtctgcatgttagcattgttacTGTGCACATGTATGCATTTAGTTCAAGGCAGGACTGTGCAGGGGTGCTAGCAAGACTGTAGTAGGCTCTCAGTCATGTTAGCTAGGGCTAGCAGCTTGCTGTCTACCACATTTAGTCCAGAATGAAATGTCTGAACAGCTAGATAGATTTCCATTAAATTTCAGGATGAGACAGCCATGGTCTCCAGGAcatgaatcctaatgactttgatggttctctgactttttctttaCTTGAAATGTAATCTACAACATCTACAGAATGTATTGCCATGAAAGTCTTCAGCCTACACAGGTTCAGGGTTCTCAGACAATGTATCCTACTAACTTTGATCGCGGGACTTTTTCTATTGTGCTATCATCAGGTTGACTTTTTCAATATGcccagtactttggtttatgtTTCAATAGCAGCATAGCATTTTCATTGGCcccagctgcactttgtgtttagttttagtAGCAAACATTAGTCAATACTTACACACGAAACTAAGGTAGAAAACAGGGTAAAGATTATATAGCCTAcctgaaaaacatcagcatgtaacACCGTCATTATGAGCATGTTGGCATGATAGTGgtagcatttagctaaaagtGTTCCTATTCTTGTAAGTGCAGCCTCACAAAGATGTTTGGCTGTATTCTTGTTCCCATATGTTGTTCTTAAATAGCCTCCACATTTATATTTAACCATTCACTTTTTATACAAGACCTGGTCGTTGCCATTTGGCCACTCAGAAACTCCCGATCAGGTTCAAAGATGACAGACTGGGAACTGACACTATAGTCGTTTCCTTTACTGTAGGTCCAAGAAGCCCAACACGTGCTCTTTCCCTCTGTGCCTAggtctctttttgttttcacgtCTTCCCTGGCTTAACTTTGTGAAGCATGACATCGTCTCTCTTCAAATGGGTTTGAAATAGCTTACGTGAGGTCATAGGTTAGGATCATCCATTCAttaacacagacaaatacacagagctaaacaaacagcatctgaGGTCATTTGGTAAACGTTGGAAATGCATTATGCAGGAGACACATTCCAGATTGACATACTGTCCAATTAACTGCTTGGCTGTAAAATGAATGGTTACCACAGGGTTGTGAAAAGTTGGGTTTAGTTTTCTGGCTTTGTCTTTGGCTGTTTTGTGAGAGTGACATCAATTGTTGGGTGGAGCTGCACCAGACAGATGAGAAGGGTGCTGGACATATGGTTCAGCACTTCACCCCTATTTGATAAAACACATTCACTCCCATTCTGGTGTGCCAGACACATGAGTGTGTTATCTAAGCATGGACTGAGGTCCTGCGTAGATTGTGCAGAAGTGCAGATTTAGGGCCAGTTAGATTTCGTTGCACAGACACTGGGAGCCTCAGCACTGGTCTAGAATCTGCCCCTAAAAGTGTATGCCATGTTATCTCTATCCCCTACTGTTGTCCCACCATTGGCACTCCCTTTTTCGCAGAGTCAGGACATTTATCGCCCACAATGCACACTTTCTCATACATGCATACACCACCCAAAACCACCTCACAGTCCACCCAGatggtgcacacacacccagctgGGGTGACTTAATAGGGTGATGAAATAATTAGCCTACAAATGAAagaatgataataatgatgaatgtACATTGTTATGAACGTTATTGTCTATTGGAGCCCCTTCATGAGATCACATATCGGCTACAGCTAACCATTCTGCAAATCACACTACAGTGTTTGAGGaaatttaacatattttcattactgTTATGAAGTTGTTTCCATTTACTTCACACAGTATGAAAATCTATTACTTAGCAGACTCTTGAAACTTGCTTGGTGATTTGTGTGATCTATCACAACGAACATCaagtttgcatttattttttttgtcaaatcacATTATGGTATGAGGTAATGCAGTGTGGACTTTTCAGATTAATCTGCTCTTATATTACATCACCATGCAATATGTTACTAACAAAACTGAGACGTGGACTTGATGCAATATTTAATCGATACACAAATCAATCAAGTGTCAGTTGTCTTCATCTTTATGTTCATGCTGTaccaaaatgaattaaaaaaacaaaacaaaacaaaacaaagcactgaaGATAGGTAAAGTACATCCATACAATCTCCAATTGTAtagcatttgttttaaaatggtcAGCAAAAAATGCAAAGGCTGCATGATTTGTGGCTAAAAGAAAGCCTGATGTGTCCCTTTAAATACATGTGCTCGGTCTCGGTCTACGCTTGAGACGGCAAACTGCGGTAGTTTCAaccattttaaagttttaaaat
The Scatophagus argus isolate fScaArg1 chromosome 21, fScaArg1.pri, whole genome shotgun sequence genome window above contains:
- the rundc3ab gene encoding RUN domain-containing protein 3A, coding for MESGCVQAAMATGDVSKKASARNVAVERKNLITVCRFSVKTLLEKYTAEPIDDSSEEFINFAAILEHILSHRFKGSGSWFDGQRSYWDYIRLACAKVPNSCISSIESMENISTSRAKGRAWMRVALMEKRLSEYIATALRDSRTTRRFYAEGAILLREEATVLTGMLIGLGAIDFSFCLKGEALDGKSSAVIDYTPYLKFTQSYDYLSDDDDRQSVDSSTSDDSFPEHPYIPLVTDEESWSTKCRKMEQRFKIVNAQKGYLEELVRLRESQLKNAETENKRLKARLEELHSYGLQEKKELESIVLELQEQLTSLIPCDSNHLSKNLSIPLVNQWPTLQPYNNQDDDVKLFRRRSFPSTELLSVEISLDSDSQRMEGKQNGGAWCTEKDYTPSMMGLCGSLASLPSCKSLASLKSSECLVNISTENSPALSPS